The Abditibacteriota bacterium region GTCTATGGAGTCTTCGCCGATAAACTGCTGACTGCCGGCGGAGTCCAGCTTGTACACCTTGACCTTGCCCTTGGGCAGAGGCATACCCATATTGTTTTCCTTGGAGTTCATGAGCTCCATGGTCACCTTGACCTTGATATCGGTGCGGGTAGCAAAGCCGTTCTTGGCGGCCTCGGGGTCCAGATTGCGCACGTAGCCCCAGCTCCTCTGAGAAGGCGAAAAGGTGAGCTTTTTCTCCACCTTGACGCCGTTGGCGGAAAGGAGAGCAAGCTGTTTGGACTCGTTGTTGAGGACGTCGGACTTTCTGTCCAGCTTGTAGAGATGATATTCAAAAAAGCTTTCTTCCTTGAAATCATTCCTCATGCCTTTTCTCACGGCGCCTCCGGCAGCGGAAGTCGTTTCCATCATATCATAATTGAGCATTTCCTGAGGTCTCTCCACGTCGCCGGCAATGAGTGCGATCTGCGAATCCCTGAAATCGGCGCCGCATTTGTTGTCTATGGTCACCCAGCCGTTGATATCGGCCAGAGTGTCCGAGTTGTTCACCAGCAGGACGTAATCGCTGGACCAGGATATGCCCTGAGTGATATAGCTGAGCTCACAGGAATGGGACTTGCTCTCGGGACTGTCCACCAGCCAGCTCAGGGTAGGACGGGCTATAAGGCCTTCGGGGATCCTCTTGGTCTCCTTTATCTCGGGATGGATGACTATATTGCCGTCGTCCTTCTGCACGATGGTCCCGGCTCCTGAAGCGTTGCCGCCCACGCCGGGAGCGGATATAAGAGTTCCCTCGGTGCCGTCTTCCAGGATCACTCGTTCGCCTATCAGCTTGTTGAGGATGGTAGCGGCATTCATCAGATCGTATCTGTAATTCTGTTCCAGGATATCGAAGGAATTGGCGTCGGAAAGAGATTTGAAGAGCACGCTCTGAGGCTCTA contains the following coding sequences:
- a CDS encoding DUF4139 domain-containing protein, which encodes MKKLLMTLFVLSLAALCYAQTEITIYNQGYALVKDVRSVTVKKGIDTVSFADVASRIEPQSVLFKSLSDANSFDILEQNYRYDLMNAATILNKLIGERVILEDGTEGTLISAPGVGGNASGAGTIVQKDDGNIVIHPEIKETKRIPEGLIARPTLSWLVDSPESKSHSCELSYITQGISWSSDYVLLVNNSDTLADINGWVTIDNKCGADFRDSQIALIAGDVERPQEMLNYDMMETTSAAGGAVRKGMRNDFKEESFFEYHLYKLDRKSDVLNNESKQLALLSANGVKVEKKLTFSPSQRSWGYVRNLDPEAAKNGFATRTDIKVKVTMELMNSKENNMGMPLPKGKVKVYKLDSAGSQQFIGEDSID